A genomic region of Papaver somniferum cultivar HN1 chromosome 7, ASM357369v1, whole genome shotgun sequence contains the following coding sequences:
- the LOC113298102 gene encoding triacylglycerol lipase 2-like, producing the protein MGLIQCFFVLAVLIFLVHEFPQAYASSRGASVSSNALARHRGRGRGAPSAPVPVGLCESAVTIHGYKCQEFNVRTDDGYVLSLQRISEGRAGHGDGKIKQPVLLQHGLLVDGMSWFLNSVDQSLGFILADSGFDVWVANTRGTRYSRAHATLDASHPAYWNWSWDEIVQFDLPATFDFVYKQTGKKVHYVGHSLGTLVALTSFSQGSSSRVVDKLRSAALLSPVAYLSHMSTALGVVAAKAFVGEMVTTFVAEFNINEEPVANFLKAICATPGMDCYDLITAVTGKNCCLNSSTVDLFLRNEPQSTATKNMVHLAQTVRNGMLTKYDYGNANANVQHYGQPKPPVYDLTNIPKNLPLFMSYGGQDSLADPRDVGSLMDSLKLHDGDKLQVQFVKDFAHADFIMGVTAKDIVYNSMIAFFKRQV; encoded by the exons atgggTCTAATCCAATGCTTCTTTGTGTTAGCAGTCCTAATCTTCCTTGTTCATGAGTTTCCTCAAGCTTACGCTTCAAGCCGTGGCGCTTCAGTTAGTAGTAACGCTCTAGCTAGACATAGAGGAAGGGGAAGAGGAGCACCTAGTGCACCTGTACCTGTTGGATTGTGCGAGTCTGCAGTCACAATACATGGTTACAAATGCCAGGAATTCAAT GTGAGAACTGATGATGGTTACGTTCTTAGTCTTCAAAGAATCTCAGAGGGTCGTGCAGGTCATGGTGATGGAAAGATCAAACAACCAGTCTTACTGCAACATGGACTATTGGTG GATGGAATGTCATGGTTTCTGAATTCAGTGGACCAATCTCTAGGGTTCATCTTAGCCGATAGTGGGTTCGATGTTTGGGTCGCTAATACCAGAGGAACGAGATACAGTCGTGCCCATGCTACCCTCGATGCTTCACATCCT GCTTACTGGAATTGGTCATGGGATGAGATAGTACAATTTGATCTTCCAGCTACATTTGATTTCGTGTACAAACAAACAGGGAAAAAAGTTCATTATGTTGGACATTCTTTG GGAACATTGGTGGCATTGACATCATTCTCTCAAGGGAGTAGTAGTCGAGTTGTTGACAAGTTGAGATCAGCTGCGTTGCTTAGCCCTGTTGCTTATTTGAGCCATATGAGTACCGCCCTCGGTGTTGTTGCTGCTAAAGCCTTTGTCGGAGAG ATGGTTACCACATTTGTTGCGGAATTCAATATTAACGA AGAACCAGTTGCCAATTTTCTCAAGGCTATATGTGCTACTCCTGGGATGGATTGTTATGACCTTATAACAGCTGTTACAG GCAAAAATTGCTGTCTCAATTCCTCTACTGTTGATTTATTCTTGAGAAATGAACCTCAATCAACCGCAACAAAGAACATGGTGCATTTAGCTCAAA CGGTCAGAAACGGGATGCTAACAAAATATGATTATGGTAATGCAAATGCTAACGTTCAACATTATGGACAACCAAAGCCACCAGTATATGACTTAACCAACATTCCTAAGAACCTTCCTTTGTTCATGAGTTATGGAGGTCAAGATTCACTAGCAGACCCAAGAGACGTCGGATCACTGATGGATAGTCTTAAACTACACGACGGAGATAAACTTCAAGTTCAGTTTGTCAAGGATTTTGCTCATGCTGATTTCATAATGGGTGTTACTGCTAAGGATATCGTGTACAACTCGATGATCGCCTTCTTCAAACGTCAAGTATAA
- the LOC113298104 gene encoding nuclear pore complex protein NUP54-like, producing the protein MFGFGASPGFGTPSTPSFSPGGFGSSSLFSTPQTQQQSPFNLQQQQQTSTPTPGFGFQTPQSQNQPSFGFQTPQTQQTPNQQSPFGFLNQSTAPIPQFQPQLITQMAPVAPLPYSLPDRDIQAIVDAYKEEPGNPKYAFKHLLFSVTDPAARIKPAGVSDIMWAEAMAKLEGMESADREQLWPQLVLSFKDLSARLKLQDEVILSDAERLRMTQSNVKMLQRHFQADTLPTIQRMQQKEQSLQRRLLRLMRILEALEGKGCRLPLMKGEAELAEKIAAIIRQVRGSGAELSRRVHNLLSMSRVQANGTGGGSVYLPGSTKIHEESLADMQEVLQQQTEAIARLGNVLKRDMRDVEIIMAEDTEMTE; encoded by the exons ATGTTTGGATTTGGAGCATCACCGGGGTTTGGTACCCCATCAACACCATCATTCTCACCTGGTGGTTTTGGCTCTTCTTCCCTTTTCTCCACACCACAAACTCAACAACAATCACCAttcaatcttcaacaacaacaacaaacgaGTACTCCTACTcctggttttggttttcaaacaccACAATCACAAAATCAACCATCTTTTGGTTTTCAAACACCACAAACACAACAAACACCAAATCAACAATCAccttttggtttccttaatcaATCAACAGCTCCTATTCCTCAATTTCAACCTCAATTAATTACTCAAATGGCTCCTGTTGCCCCTCTTCCTTATTCTCTCCCTGATCGTGATATCCAG GCAATTGTTGATGCGTATAAAGAAGAACCAGGAAACCCTAAGTATGCATTTAAG CATTTGTTGTTCAGTGTGACGGATCCAGCTGCAAGGATTAAACCTGCTGGAGTGTCGGAT ATTATGTGGGCAGAGGCTATGGCAAAATTAGAAGGAATGGAGAGTGCTGACCGCGAACAATTATGGCCACAGCTTGTTCTTAGTTTCAAGGATCTGTCTGCACGCCTTAAg CTTCAAGATGAAGTTATACTTTCTGATGCAGAGAGGCTTCGGATGACCCAAAGCAATGTAAAAATG CTTCAGAGACATTTTCAAGCAGATACTCTTCCAACTATACAAAGAATGCAGCAGAAAGAACAAAGTCTTCAAAGAAGGCTTTTGAGG TTAATGAGAATACTAGAAGCCTTGGAGGGTAAGGGCTGTCGCCTGCCTTTAATGAAGGGTGAAGCTGAATTAGCTGAAAAAATAGCTGCAATCATTAGACAG GTGAGAGGATCAGGTGCAGAACTGTCAAGGAGGGTTCACAATCTGCTCTCGATGTCTCGTGTTCAAGCAAATGGGACTGGTGGAGGTTCTGTTTATCTTCCTGGATCAACCAAGATACACGAAGAGAGTCTTGCTGACATGCAAGAG GTTCTGCAGCAGCAAACAGAGGCAATTGCACGGCTAGGAAATGTTTTGAAACGAGACATGAGGGATGTTGAAATCATAATGGCCGAGGACACAGAAATGACAGAATAA